A stretch of bacterium DNA encodes these proteins:
- a CDS encoding purine-nucleoside phosphorylase has protein sequence MPDLKTQIAETAAALKPHIKHSPEVGIILGTGLGGLAKEIQAHAVVPYHEIPHFVHSTVEGHEGRLHLGMLAGKSVIAMQGRFHYYEGYTMQQITFPVRVMKALGVNVLLISNACGCVNPLYRAGDLMIMDDHINLLGDNPLIGPNHDDLGPRFPDMSEPYCRRLIEIAEKVAMELGIKVQRGVYAVVAGPNLETRAEYRFMRTIGADVVGMSTVPEVIVARHMSMECFGMSIVTDEGFADCLKPADIPEIYRTANEAEPKMTKIMMGLIGRM, from the coding sequence ATGCCCGATCTAAAGACGCAGATCGCTGAAACCGCTGCGGCACTGAAGCCCCATATCAAGCACTCCCCGGAGGTGGGAATCATCCTCGGAACGGGGCTGGGCGGTCTCGCCAAGGAGATTCAGGCCCACGCAGTCGTGCCCTATCATGAGATCCCGCACTTCGTCCACTCGACGGTGGAAGGACACGAAGGACGGCTGCATCTCGGAATGCTGGCCGGGAAGTCGGTGATCGCCATGCAGGGCCGTTTCCATTACTATGAAGGCTACACGATGCAGCAGATCACGTTTCCGGTGCGCGTGATGAAGGCGCTGGGCGTGAACGTGCTGCTGATCTCCAACGCGTGCGGCTGCGTGAATCCGCTCTACCGGGCGGGCGATCTGATGATCATGGATGATCACATCAATCTGCTCGGCGATAATCCGCTCATCGGACCCAATCACGATGACCTGGGACCGCGCTTTCCCGACATGAGCGAGCCTTATTGCCGGCGGCTGATCGAAATTGCCGAGAAAGTCGCGATGGAGCTGGGAATCAAGGTGCAGCGCGGAGTGTACGCGGTCGTCGCTGGACCGAATCTCGAAACGCGCGCCGAGTACCGGTTCATGCGCACCATCGGCGCGGACGTGGTGGGAATGTCCACGGTTCCCGAGGTGATCGTGGCACGGCACATGAGCATGGAGTGCTTCGGCATGTCCATCGTCACCGACGAAGGCTTTGCCGACTGCCTGAAGCCCGCCGACATCCCCGAAATCTACCGCACCGCCAATGAAGCCGAACCCAAAATGACCAAGATCATGATGGGGTTGATTGGAAGGATGTGA